One Pseudomonadota bacterium genomic window, CAAACACGTGGCCGTCGTCATCGCTGGCCGCAAACTCTGGGGCGCCTCCCAGAGCCAGGGTACCGACCACCTTGCCGCTCGCCGCATCGATAACCGTGGCATTTTCGCTATCGCCGTTGAAGGTGAGCACCCGGTGGGTCAGCGGCTCGTAGATGATGGCGTCCGGCTTCTTGCCGACAGCGACCTGACCCAGGGTGCGAAGGGTGTCGAGGTCAAAGATGGTCACGCCCAAGAGGTGGCTTTGGTGTCCCACAAGGCGCGTAGGGCGATGTCGGCAGTTCGTTGGGGGTCGAAGAACCCCTCTGTCGCATTCCCGACGCTGTGGCGGCCACAGGGTGGGCGTGCTCTGGTTTCATGAGCGAAGGGCGACAGATAAGGCTGCGGGTCTCTCCCTGGTACCCGCCTGTGCCAACGACTTCACCGGCAGGCCAGCATCGTGACCACATCTGACGCCGCGTTCACAATCGACGGCTGCTCGCCTGCCGGCAGAGCCCACGTCCACATCTTCTCTCCGGTCGACATGCGGTATCCCTCAACGCGATCGCCGAGCCATACACACAGCGCGTCTTCGAAGAACCAGCCGTTCAGATCGGTGAGGCCATGAATCTCCTTCTTCCACGCCTCTGCGCCATCGGCGGGTCGCCGACAGAGCAGCGTGCTGGCGTGCCGCTCGAGAAGCGCACGAGTTCAGAGGTAGTGTCCATCGGCCACGCCTCTCCCCGTTGCCGCGTCGAGCACGCGGTCGTGCTGGGGGCCGTATTCGGTGACGAGAAAGGTGCGGGCGGGCGTGGCCAGCGAGAGGGCGAGCACATCCATCACAATGACGGTGAGCGCGAGAAGGCGAGAGATGCTGTTCTTCATGGAGGGGGCTCCTGACACGAGGGTGTTGTGACTGCGAGTTGACCAACGGGGGCGACAAAGGTGCGCGGACGGGTGCTACGCGAACTCTGAATCGCGGGTCTGACGAGCAGTCAGAGTCGCGAAGAGAGGAAGGGCACCCGCATGTCATTCATCGAGCAGCTGGATCGCGAGAACAAAGAGCACCTGGCCCGCATCGACGCCATCCGCGACGCAGACGCGGCCGACGTCGCCGCGGCCACCCCCGGAGAGACGGTCCGCCGACTTCGCCTGGCGTTGCGCCAGGAACTTGAGGCCGCGGAGATCGCCGCGCTGTGGATGCCCACCACCACCCCCATCGACATCAAGCTGGCACTCGCGCGCATGTGTGGCGACGAGGCCCGTCACTATGAGCTCATCTTGGGGCGGCTGCGAGATCTGGGCGACGACGTGAGCGGCATCGATCCGTTTGCGGGGGGTCGGTCGCCCTTCTACGCCTACCTCGCCAGCCTCGACGACGCGGTGGAGCGGGTGGCCGCCGCCTGCTTCACGCGAGAGGCCATCGGACACATTCGCAACGAGCAGTTCATCGCCTGGGCCGAGCAAGCGCAAGACCTGGAGACGGCCCGCCTGTACCGCGATCATGTTCAGCCCGACGAATGGGCCCACGTGGTCTGCGGCCGGGCCCTTCTCGAACGCCATGCGGTGACGCCCGAGGCCCAAGCGCGCGCACGCGCCGCCGCCCGCAAGACCCTCGAGCTGGCGGAAGGGGCCGTGGGCGCCATCGTGCACA contains:
- a CDS encoding ferritin-like domain-containing protein, whose product is MSFIEQLDRENKEHLARIDAIRDADAADVAAATPGETVRRLRLALRQELEAAEIAALWMPTTTPIDIKLALARMCGDEARHYELILGRLRDLGDDVSGIDPFAGGRSPFYAYLASLDDAVERVAAACFTREAIGHIRNEQFIAWAEQAQDLETARLYRDHVQPDEWAHVVCGRALLERHAVTPEAQARARAAARKTLELAEGAVGAIVHTHKMACAPGC